The proteins below are encoded in one region of Rhododendron vialii isolate Sample 1 chromosome 7a, ASM3025357v1:
- the LOC131332838 gene encoding uncharacterized protein LOC131332838, which produces MAKIQETNGVECLISLCRVICGRVIIWPANLGHCSVLFGCCMCSFLHLDQFSNTNSRCSLPCGMVVPVPFRRWVHVKHRNPQTLHGGFYCLLPIRGQRVIAVVGRYRHGGQLGYKAYNVDRCWYIKRISQLLVFAPTMLLPQSLWSSFEGIARSTWILLRHGSKAWPIQVVDTVMRNGWREFRTTHGIASNYKLILMCERKWVFNVIILDENDIEVSYNWTMLVNEHWREFHSVQGNLITACSPSTILRNLRLIKSGYCCIPEVN; this is translated from the exons ATGGcaaaaattcaagaaacaaATGGC GTTGAGTGTTTGATTTCCCTGTGTAGAGTTATTTGTGGTAGAGTTATTATTTGGCCG GCCAATTTAGGTCATTGCTCTGTTCTTTTTGGTTGCTGCATGTGTTCTTTTCTGCATTTGGACCAATTTAGCAACACAAATTCTCGTTGCTCGTTGCCCT GTGGGATGGTTGTTCCTGTTCCATTTCGCCGTTGGGTGCATGTAAAGCATCGGAATCCTCAAACTCTACATGGAGGGTTTTACTGTCTTCTACCTATTCGTGGCCAAAGGGTGATTGCTGTTGTTGGAAGGTATCGACATGGTGGACAGCTGGGGTATAAAGCTTATA atGTTGACCGATGCTGGTATATTAAGCGTATCTCACAACTCCTTGTGTTTGCTCCTACCATG CTGCTACCCCAAAGTTTATGGAGTTCTTTCGAAGGGATTGCTAGAAGCACTTGGATTTTGTTAAGACATGGGTCTAAGGCTTGGCCTATTCAAGTTGTGGATACTGTGATGCGGAATGGTTGGCGTGAGTTTCGTACAACCCATGGCATCGCATCTAACTATAAGCTTATTTTAATGTGTGAACGGAAGTGGGTTTTCAATGTGATAATCCTTGATGAAAATGATATTGAAGTGTCATATAACTGGACAATGTTAGTAAATGAACATTGGCGTGAATTCCACTCTGTTCAAG GTAATCTCATAACTGCTTGTTCACCGTCAACAATCCTACGTAATTTACGGCTCATAAAGTCAGGTTATTGCTGCATCCCAGAAGTGAATTAG
- the LOC131333987 gene encoding 14 kDa proline-rich protein DC2.15-like: MPKIPFYTLPSYYTMASTNLSQCIFILSLFFFFAFTSACVPCMPKPPPIPKPEPPPAPILPPPIAPPTAPKCPKDTLKLGVCVDLLGGLVNLVIGTPLSSKCCALLEGLADLEAALCLCTAIKANVLGINLNVPVTLSLLLSACEKTIPPGFQC; the protein is encoded by the coding sequence ATGCCCAAAATACCCTTCTACACTCTACCTAGCTACTATACCATGGCTTCCACCAACCTCTCTCAATGcattttcattctctctctcttcttcttcttcgcatTCACTAGCGCTTGTGTCCCATGCATGCCTAAGCCACCGCCTATCCCCAAGCCTGAGCCACCCCCTGCCCCCATCCTGCCACCACCAATTGCTCCTCCAACAGCCCCCAAGTGCCCTAAAGACACACTGAAGCTTGGGGTGTGCGTTGACCTTCTAGGAGGTCTGGTCAACCTAGTTATTGGGACTCCTCTTTCGAGCAAATGCTGTGCTTTGCTTGAAGGATTGGCGGATTTAGAGGCAGCATTGTGCCTCTGTACTGCCATTAAGGCCAATGTGCTAGGGATTAACTTAAATGTTCCGGTGACGCTTAGTTTGTTGCTTAGTGCATGTGAAAAAACTATTCCTCCAGGGTTCCAATGTTGA
- the LOC131334114 gene encoding uncharacterized protein LOC131334114 — MAATSFPPINTTGTVGSFRAASQVPSLSLSPSGVDPVPTCMSFSILVHWVKTVLVDCLLHGMRIVSRSFSRNMERSRKFSLLVICHLPSKGFWICYLRYP; from the exons ATGGCCGCCACTAGCTTTCCGCCGATAAATACGACGGGAACAGTGGGGAGTTTCCGAGCAGCCTCACAAGTaccctctctatctctttccccATCAGGTGTTGATCCAGTTCCTACCTGCATGTCTTTTTCTATTCTCGTGCACTGG GTTAAAACTGTGTTGGTGGACTGCCTGCTTCATGGGATGAGAATCGTGTCCCGGAGCTTCTCAAGAAATATGGAGAGGTCGAGAAAATTTAGCTTGCTCGTAATATGCCATCTGCCATCAAaaggattttggatttgttaCCTACGATACCCATGA